The genomic window GCCGGCGGCTTGCTTGACTCGGGTTTTGATCGCTTCGATCTCGCACAAGACGCGCTCACGCTCCCGCCTTTTCTTCTCCTCCGAAAGGCGGGCTTCAATTTCGGCGATCTGGGCCGTCAGGGTCGTGGCTTCGGATGCGAGTGCATCGCGTCTTCCGCGCGCGCGATCGAGATCGCGGCTGAGATTGTCCACTAAGTCGTCCTTTCCAAACATGGCTTTGCTCCGTACGACAGCCGTTTTGGTCTGTAGGACGGCCTTGGCGCGAACCGCCAGCCTGGCAAGCGAACGAAAGGCTGGATCGGCCGAAACAGGCATCAATTTCGGTCGCGTCACATGGGCCGACATGGTGATCCCCCACTCGTCCACATTAGGCGACGGCATGGTTAACAAGTTGTTAATGTCAACAGGTGAGAGATGGGGCAAAATGCCGGCGACGCCGCCTTCGGCTCCTAGCTGCCCTCCATTTCCGCTATACTCGCCCCGGTAGCATCACCCCGAGGCGCATCCCATGGAACCCGCCCACACCACCAAGCCAGAGCCGAAGAACATCGTCATCTGCTGTGACGGCACCGGCAACGAGATCTCGGAGAACATCTCCAACCTCCTGAAGCTCTACCGCTGCCTGCGCAAGACCGACAAGACGCAGCCGCGGCAGATGGTGTTTTACGATCCCGGGGTCGGCACGGTGACGGAGCCGACGACGTGGAATCGCTGGAAGGCCAATATCAACCTGGTGCTGGGGCTCGCCACCGGCTACGGGCTCGATGACAACGTGCTGTCAGCCTATTGCTTCCTGGTCCAGCATTATACGCCCGGCGACAAGATCTATTTGTTCGGCTTCTCGCGCGGGGCCTATACGGTGCGGGTGCTGGCGGGGCTGATCCACAAGGTGGGGCTGATCTCGCCGGAGCAGGTGAACCTCGCGGGAAGCGGCCTCATCGCCTACAAGCAATATTCCGGCACCGGGCGCGGCAACGACGTCGAAGACCTCGCGGACGTCGCTGTCGACGAGCAGGGGCCGCTGCCGAAGGACCAATTCGATCTCGCCGCGCAGTTCGCGCGCATCACCTCGACGCGCTGGCCGACCATCCACTTCATCGGCGTGTGGGACACGGTGGCGAGCGTGATCGTGCCGCGCGCCGACCGGCTGTATTGGCCGAGCTTCGAGGAGCTCGCCTTCACGCTGCGCAATCCGAGCGTCAAGATCTTCCGGCAGGCGATCGCGATCGACGAGCGACGCTGCATGTTCCGCCTGAAGCAATACAGGGAGCCGCAAGAGTTCTGGAGCAATCGCTATGTGCCGGACGAGAAGAAGGTGCCGCAGGACATTCTGCAGGTGTGGTTCGCCGGCGTGCATAGCGACGTCGGCGGCGGCTATCCGGAAGCCGAGAGCGGGGAGTCGAAATATCCGCTGATCTGGATGATCGAGGAGGCCGCGAAGGCGGGGCTGAACTTCAATCCGCGCACGGTGAACCAGCTCGCCTTCGGCATCCAGCGCAAGAACTCGCCGTTCAGCTATGTCGCGCCCGCCTTCACCGGCAAGACCGGCGTGCTGCACAACTCCATGACGGCGGGCTGGCGCGTGCTGGAGTATTTGCCGAAGAGCGCGACGTACAAGGAGTGGCCGGAGCGGAAGGTGGCGCTCGGCTTCTACATTCCCGACAGCGAGCCGCGCGTCATCCCCGAAGGCGCGCATGTGCATGAGAGCGTGTTGAAGCGGATGGCGGTGGAACCGGACTATCGGCCGGTGAATCTGCCGAAGGATTACGTGACGGTGCCGATGCCGGTGGGGCCGCAGCATGCGGAGGTGACGGGGGAGATGGAGGGGGTGTGAGGGGGTGGCTTTCACCGCTCGTCATTGCGAGCGCAGCGAAGCAATCCAGACTGCCGCTGCGGAAGCAGTCTGGATTGCTTCGTCGCAAGAGCTCCTCGCAATGACGGTGGAAGAGGCAGGCGCGCCGCCCCACCCCGCTACCGCCGCTTTCTGCAGTCACGGCAGCTTTTCATTAAAATTCTTCGGCCCGGCTTAGCGGGATCGCATCAACTCTGTTCCATCATCGCCTCCGATCCCCGCGAGACAGCGGAGCTGGAGGAGACGTGCCGCACTATCCGCGCAAATATGCCCGCGTGAAGCCTTCGGGGCTGGTCTCGCGCCAGGCCAAGATCATCACCGACCCGCGCGCGCCCGTGATTCCCTGCACGCTGATCGACTATTCGCCCGGCGGGGCCTGCGTCGATCTCGGCGGACAGGTGAGCATCCCCGATCGGTTCGAGCTGCTGCACGTCAACACCAAGAAGCGCTGCCGCATCGCCTGGAAGCGCGGGACGCGGGTGGGCGTGGTGTTTTAGAGGCTGCGTGCTGACCCTCCCCTGGAGGGGGAGGGTCGATCGCGCGAAGCGCGAGCGGGGTGGGGTGATCTCTCCACTCGGGCACCGTACGTCGCGGAGGGACCGTCACCCCACCCCGTCTCATATTTCGCTGCGCTCAATATGAGCCGACCCTCCCCCTCCAGGGGAGGGTAAGCAGGCCTACTTCCGCATCCTGGCCTTCGCGCCCGCGACGATCTGCATGGCGACGCCGGCGGACCAGCCGAGCAGAGCAAGCCAGGCGAAGTTGATATGCGGATCGAGCCGGAGCACGATGACGGCGACGGAGGCGAGCGCGGTGAGCGTGGCGCAGAGCGTGCCGGCCGAGCTCAGAAATTCCGCGGCGTCGATGGCGTTGTGCGCATCGTCGAAGGGCATTTGCGGCGTATCGATGCCGAGATAGAAGCCGATGAAGCCGAGCACCATCATCACCAGCAGGAAGCCCTGCGTGGTGAGCGAGGAGATCGCAGATCCCACATAGGCGCCGACGAACAATCCGCACGCCGCCCCCGCCATCGCAAGACCCACGCGCTCGAACACATGGGCAGTTTTGCGAACACCAAAACGCATGGCCGGCCTCCGTGAGGCGTTGAGGAGACAGGTTAGGCCAGTTTTGGGGTGCGTGGAAGGCGAGGAGTTTTACGGATGCGTGAGTTTACTCCCTCTCCCCGTTCTTACGGGGAGAGGGTTGGGGTGAGGGGCCTCTCTCCCCACACGAGCGTTAGCGCCGCACCTGTACCTGAACCTCCTCCGAATGAGTGGACACCTGTAGTAGGCTCATTGAGCCCGGAGGTGTCGAATGGAACGTCAACGTCGGTCATTTACCGAAGAGTACAAGCGCCAGGCCGTTGAGCTGGTGGTGTCGAGCGGTCGCTCGATCACGTCGGTAGGCAAGGAACTCGGGCTGCGCGACTCGGTGCTGCGGCGCTGGGTGGATAAGGCCGGGCAGCAGCCGGCATCGGCGGCGTGGCGCCCCACCACGCAGGCGACGCCGATGTCGGCGGACCAGGCTTCGGAGATCGCCCGGTTGCGCCAGGAGAACGAACGGCTGCGCATGGAGCGCGACATTTTAAAAAACGGTCCAGCACCGTGGCGCGCCTGTGCGGCGTAGAAACAGCCTTGTGCTATCCTCGGCGCTGGGAGGGTAGCGGCCGCTCGATTATTGGAGGCACAATCCCCGTTAAAAAACATGGTCCATGGGTGCATGCGAACTTGAGAGTGGTGACGTCGCCTGGCGACGATCCCGATTAGGAAGATGACGATTGGCATAGCCCAGACCCTCCTGCTCATCATTGAACGGAGGATTGCCATGCTCAAGAGGACGGCCGGCGACCGCCCGGAACTGAAGCTGGTCAATGTCGGGGCCGCCGCCATCGACATTGGATCAAAGATGCACATGGCCGCGGTGGACCCCGCTTGCACCGACGTGCCGGTGCGCTCTTTCGGCACATTCACGCGAGACCTGCATGAGCTGGCGGACTGGTTCAGAGCGTGCGGCGTGACGAGTGTCGCGATGGAATCCACTGGGGTCTATTGGATCCCGGTTTACGAGATCCTGGAGCAGCGCGGGTTTGAGGTGATCTTGGTCAATGCGCGGTACGCCAAGAACGTGCCCGGGCGCAAGACCGATGTCAGCGATGCCGCGTGGTTGCGCCAGCTTCATTCCTATGGCCTGTTACGCGGCAGCTTCCGACCTGATGCCGAGATTGCAACCCTGCGCGCGTATCTGCGCCAACGGGAGCGGCTGGTGGAATATGCCGCCGTCCATATCCAGCATATGCAGAAGGCCCTGATGGAGATGAATCTGCAGCTCCATCATGTGGTCTCGGATATCACCGGCGCGACCGGCATGCGGATTATCCGAGCCATTGTTGCAGGCGAGCGGAATCCTGACGTCTTGGCAACCTATCGGGACGTGCGATGCCATTCATCCATCGCGACGATCCGTGCGGCACTGGTGGGCAACGACCGGCACGAACATGTTTTCGCGCTGACCCAGTCGCTGGAACTCTACGACGTCTACCAGGCCAAGATGCTGGACTGCGACCGCAAGCTCGAGGTCCTGATCGCGGCACTGAACAATAAAGGCGCAAAGCCGGTCGGAAAGCTATCCAAGCCACGCATCAAGACCAAACAGGTCAACGCGCCCACCTTCGATGTCAGGACCGCGCTGTACGGCGTGCTCGGCGTCGATCTGACTGAGATCCACGGGTTGGGTCCATCACTGGCATTGAAGCTTATCGGGAGTGTGGCACCGATCTGAGGGCTTGGCCGAGCGCCAAGCACTTCACCTCCTGGCTGTGCCTTGCGCCAGGCAACAAAATCTCTGGTGGCAAGGTGCTTTCTTCACGTACCCGAAGGTCTTCGAGTCGGGCAGCCGCACTGTTGCGGTTGGCAGCCACAACCGTTGGCAGAAGCGATACAGCGCTCGGCGCATTCTATCGTCGGCTAGCCTCCCGAGCGGGCAAGTCGAAAGCCGTGACGGCGACCGCCCGCAAGATTGCGGTTTTGTTCTACAACACACTCCGGCATGGCATGAGCTACAAAGATCCGGGTGCCGCCCATTATGAGCAACAATATCGCAGCCGCGTCCTCGCCAACCTACAACGCAGAGCCAAATCGCTGGGCTTCGTCTTACAGGCCATTCCGGAGGACGCCAATCCGGCTGTTTCTTAGGAAGTCGATCGCGATCTTTGCCGGAACCCGGACATGAGCTTCCGCTTCATCGAGGACCATCGCGACGCCTATCCGGTACGATTGATGTGCGCCGTGCTCGAGGTCTCGCCGGCCGGCTATTACGCCTGGCGCGATCGCCCGGCGGGTCAGCGGACCAAATCCAATGCCACGCTGCTGGCTGCGATCCGGCAGGCCCATCACGACAGCAGCGGACGCTACGGCAGTCCCGCGTCCATGCCGTGCTGCGGACGCAGGGCCGTGGCGCCAGCCGCGGCCGGATCGAGCGGATGATGCGCCGGCACGGTATCCGCGCCATCACGGCGCCGCCGCGCCGGGTGCGCACCACCGACAGCCGTCACGACCTGCCGATCGCCCCGAACCTGATCGCGCGCGACTTCACAGCGGAAGCCCCGAACCGCGTTTGGCTCGCCGATATCACCTACATCCCGACCGCGGAGGGCTGGCTGTATCTGGCGGCCGTCATGGATCTCTTCAGTCGAAAGATCGTCGGCTGGGCCATGCGGGATCACATGCAAGTCGAACTCGCATCCGCGGCGTTGACGATGGCCATCCAGCAGCAACGGCCGCAGGCCGGATTGATCCACCACTCCGATCGCGGCGTGCAGTATGCCTCACACGCCTATCGCGACGCTCTCACGGGCGCCGGCATCGCCGCATCGATGAGCCGCAAGGCCGATTGCTACGACAATGCCCCGATGGAGAGCTTCTTCCATACCCTGAAGACCGAGCTCGTTCACCATCGCGACTACCAGACCCGCGCCGAGGCCCAGCGCGATATCTTCGCCTTCATCGAGGGCTTCTACAACCGCACCCGGCTCCATTCCGCGATCGGATATATCGCCCCGATCGAGATGGAGCTAAAAGCCGCTTAAACCCGTCCACTTTTTCGGGGGAAGATCAACCCCCTCACCCGGATCGCATCTGCGATGCGATCCGACCTCTTCCCGCAAGCGGGGAGAGGTGAAGAACTCACCGCGCCCCGAACGTGGTCCTGCCGAACAGCGCCTTTTGCGTCGAGGGCTGCGAGCGCCAATATTGCGGCGGGGCTTCGACCTCGCCGCCGACGTCCGCGGCGGCGTGCCAGGCCCACCGCGGGTCGTAGAGCATGCCGCGGGCGAGCGCGACCATGTCGGCCTTGCCGCTGGCGACGATCTCTTCCGCATGCCTGGCTTCGCTGATCAGGCCGACGGCGATGGTGGGCAATCCGGTCTCGCGCTTGATGGCTTCTGCAAATTGCACCTGATAGCCGGGGCCGAGCGGAATCTTCTGCAGCGGCGAGACGCCGCCCGAGGAGGCATCGATCCAGTCGATGCCGCGTGCCTTCAGCGCTTTGGCAAAGGCGATGGTCTGCGCCAGATCCCAACCGCCCTCGACCCAGTCGGTCGACGACACCCGCATGCCGACCGGCTTGTCGGCGGGGAATGCGGCGCGCACCGCGTCGAACACCTCCAGCGGAAAGCGCATGCGGTTTTCGAGCGAGCCGCCATATTCGTCGGTACGCCTGTTCGAGATCGGCGACAGGAACTGATGCAGGAGATAGCCGTGCGCGCCATGGACCTCGATGGCATCGATGCCGAGCCGCGCGGCGCGCTTGGTGCAATCGACGAAGGCCTCGCGGATGCGCTTGAGACCGGCGGCATCGAGCGCGAGCGGGGCGGCCTCGCCCTCCTTGTGCGGCACCGCCGACGGCGCAACCGCCCGCCAGCCGCCCTGCTCGATCGGAATCAGCTGGCCGCCCTCCCAGGGCCGCGCGCTGGAGGCTTTGCGGCCGGCATGGGCAAGCTGCATCCCGATCGCGGTGGAGGAATGCTTGCGCACCGAATGGAGGATCGGCTTCAAGGCGGCTTCGCAGGCATCGCTGTAGAGCCCGAGGCAGCCCGCCGTGATGCGGCCGATCGCCTCGACATGCGTCGCCTCGATGCAGAACATCGCCGCGCCCGACAGGCTGAGATTGTTGATGTGGGTGAAGTGCCAATCAGTGGCGACGCCGTCATCGGCCGAATATTGGCACATCGGCGACACCACGACGCGGTTCTTCAACGTCAGTCCGCGCAGCTTGATCGGGGAAAATAGGGCGCTCATGCGGGAGTTCCGGGGGATGGAGGATGCTGCAGGGAGTGTAGTGAGCGGGCGGCGGATTGCTAGGCGCGTGGCGGGAATGGCGGCCCGTAGGGCCATGCATTGCGGTGCTGGCTTGGTGCGAGCCTGCCTCCCAGCGTCATTGCGAGCGCAGCGAAGCAATCCAGAATCTCTCCGCGGATGCAGACTGGATTGCTTCGCTGCGCTCGCAATGACGGGGGGAGAGACCGCCCTACTCCACCAGCGTGAATTGCAGCAACAATGTCCGCTGCAGCATCGAGAAATTGTCGTCGGAGATCAGGGTCAGCACGGTGTCGCCCTCGGCCGTGACGTGGGCGTCGATGCCTTCCATGTTGTCGATCTCGTGGCCGAGATCGGCGGAAAACAGCGTGAGGCCGTCGACCAGCGCACCCGGCGCGATTCCCTTCAAGGGGATCGCGCGGATGCGGATGTTGACGCCGGTGAACCAGGAGAATTTGCGCTCGAGGATGAGGAGATCGCCCGAGGCCAGCAGCACCGCGTCGCTGATGTCGAAGTTCTCGGAGCGCCGCACGCTGAACTGGCCCGGCGTCGGACCGCCGATCAGGAAGGCGACCAAATTGCCGTCGGCGTCGAGCCCGCGCTCGGAGAACGCGATCAGCGTGCCCGCGAGCACCTGGTTCTGGTTCTTGGGCACGACGACGAGCGCTTCGAGCCCCTTGTTGTAGGGCAACTTGCGGACCGCAGGCGGCACCGCGATCACCTCGCCGCGGGCGCGGGTGCCGCCCTTGGCGAAATCGTAACGCAGGATCTGGTTGACGCGCTCGAGCCCGACATAGACGAGGTTGCCGTCGCGCGCGAGCGACTCGCTGTCATACCAGAGGCGCTTATCCGTGATCGGCCGCCCGTCAGCGCCGAGCAGCGGCGCGGCCTCGACATCCGCGAGCCCAACCATCTCGCGGCCGGAATAGCGGATGGTGCCGGTGAACCAGCCGCCCTGATCGGAGATCGCGAGGAAGCGTTCACCTTTGTTGTCGAGAAAGCGGAGGCCGGACAGGCCGCCAAAACCGCGATAGGGCGAGGTCAGCACCAGGCCGCTGCGAAAATCCAGCGAGCCGAAGCGCGTGCGCGCGCGGTCGCGCGGCTCGAAATTGGGAATGCTGCGCGCGTTGACCTCGACGCTGACGGGCGCAGCGACGGCGTGCTCGAGCTGGAGGGCGCGCGACGGCGGCTCGGTCGCGGGCTGCAACTGCGCCTGCGCCCGCGCCAATCGCGGCATCGTCAGAATGGAAAATCCCGCCGCCGCGTGGCCGAGAAAGCTGCGGCGGGATTGATGGTTGCTCACGAATGCAATTTGCGGCGCGGCCGGCCGGGCGCTTGCGTCGGCGCGGTGTTGGTCTCGCTGAAGAGCTCGGCGAGCTTCTCGGTGATGGCGCCGCCGAGCTCCTCGGCATCCACGATCGTCACCGCGCGGCGATAATAGCGCGTCACGTCATGGCCGATGCCGATCGCGATCAGCTCGACCGGCGAGCGGGTCTCGATCTCCTCGATGATGTGGCGCAGGTGCCGCTCGAGATAATTGCCGGGATTGACCGACAGCGTGGAATCGTCGACCGGCGCGCCGTCCGAGATCATCATCAGGATCTTGCGCTGCTCGGGCCGGCCGAGCAGGCGCTTGTGCGCCCAGTCCAGCGCCTCGCCGTCGATGTTCTCCTTCAGGAGACCCTCGCGCATCATCAGCCCGAGATTCTTTCGCGCACGACGCCACGGCGCATCCGCCGACTTGTAGATGATGTGGCGGAGATCGTTGAGACGGCCGGGATTGGCCGGCTTGCCGGCGGCAAGCCAGGCCTCGCGCGATTGCCCGCCCTTCCAGGCGCGCGTGGTGAAGCCCAGAATCTCGACCTTGACGCCGCAACGCTCCAGCGTACGCGCCAGGATGTCGGCGCAGGTCGCGGCGACCGTGATCGGGCGTCCGCGCATCGAGCCGGAATTGTCGAGCAGCAGTGTCACCACGGTGTCGCGGAACGTCGCCTCCTTCTCGTGCATGAAGGACAGCGGGTGATAGGGATCGGTGACGACGCGCGACAGGCGCGCGGGATCGAGGATGCCCTCTTCGAGATCGAACTCCCAGGCGCGGTTCTGCTGCGCCATCAGCCGGCGCTGCAGCCGGTTGGCGAG from Bradyrhizobium zhanjiangense includes these protein-coding regions:
- a CDS encoding DUF2235 domain-containing protein, yielding MEPAHTTKPEPKNIVICCDGTGNEISENISNLLKLYRCLRKTDKTQPRQMVFYDPGVGTVTEPTTWNRWKANINLVLGLATGYGLDDNVLSAYCFLVQHYTPGDKIYLFGFSRGAYTVRVLAGLIHKVGLISPEQVNLAGSGLIAYKQYSGTGRGNDVEDLADVAVDEQGPLPKDQFDLAAQFARITSTRWPTIHFIGVWDTVASVIVPRADRLYWPSFEELAFTLRNPSVKIFRQAIAIDERRCMFRLKQYREPQEFWSNRYVPDEKKVPQDILQVWFAGVHSDVGGGYPEAESGESKYPLIWMIEEAAKAGLNFNPRTVNQLAFGIQRKNSPFSYVAPAFTGKTGVLHNSMTAGWRVLEYLPKSATYKEWPERKVALGFYIPDSEPRVIPEGAHVHESVLKRMAVEPDYRPVNLPKDYVTVPMPVGPQHAEVTGEMEGV
- a CDS encoding PilZ domain-containing protein; this encodes MPHYPRKYARVKPSGLVSRQAKIITDPRAPVIPCTLIDYSPGGACVDLGGQVSIPDRFELLHVNTKKRCRIAWKRGTRVGVVF
- a CDS encoding transposase, with protein sequence MERQRRSFTEEYKRQAVELVVSSGRSITSVGKELGLRDSVLRRWVDKAGQQPASAAWRPTTQATPMSADQASEIARLRQENERLRMERDILKNGPAPWRACAA
- a CDS encoding NADH:flavin oxidoreductase/NADH oxidase, producing the protein MSALFSPIKLRGLTLKNRVVVSPMCQYSADDGVATDWHFTHINNLSLSGAAMFCIEATHVEAIGRITAGCLGLYSDACEAALKPILHSVRKHSSTAIGMQLAHAGRKASSARPWEGGQLIPIEQGGWRAVAPSAVPHKEGEAAPLALDAAGLKRIREAFVDCTKRAARLGIDAIEVHGAHGYLLHQFLSPISNRRTDEYGGSLENRMRFPLEVFDAVRAAFPADKPVGMRVSSTDWVEGGWDLAQTIAFAKALKARGIDWIDASSGGVSPLQKIPLGPGYQVQFAEAIKRETGLPTIAVGLISEARHAEEIVASGKADMVALARGMLYDPRWAWHAAADVGGEVEAPPQYWRSQPSTQKALFGRTTFGAR
- a CDS encoding esterase-like activity of phytase family protein; translated protein: MSNHQSRRSFLGHAAAGFSILTMPRLARAQAQLQPATEPPSRALQLEHAVAAPVSVEVNARSIPNFEPRDRARTRFGSLDFRSGLVLTSPYRGFGGLSGLRFLDNKGERFLAISDQGGWFTGTIRYSGREMVGLADVEAAPLLGADGRPITDKRLWYDSESLARDGNLVYVGLERVNQILRYDFAKGGTRARGEVIAVPPAVRKLPYNKGLEALVVVPKNQNQVLAGTLIAFSERGLDADGNLVAFLIGGPTPGQFSVRRSENFDISDAVLLASGDLLILERKFSWFTGVNIRIRAIPLKGIAPGALVDGLTLFSADLGHEIDNMEGIDAHVTAEGDTVLTLISDDNFSMLQRTLLLQFTLVE